Part of the Phragmites australis chromosome 23, lpPhrAust1.1, whole genome shotgun sequence genome is shown below.
CTTATTTGTCTAGAATAGGTGTCTGCTCTGAGTTTGTTATTTTGAGCAGATTCTTTCAGAGTAATCTTTAGATCCCCAAAATAAACAAAACTAACTTCTGTGTTTTCAGGAATTGAATGAATCGCAATCAGAGCTTTTAGGGAGACTCCGAGGACTCAAGGAGGTGTGTTATAATTTTGTTAACATGTTAGATTTACTCTATTTGATGAGTTTTAATTTATTACCTCATGGATCATGTGCTTTTGGGAATCACTTGTTCAATCTCAATCTGCATGAGTTGTAGGTGCCTTGTATATAAGTTCTTTCGTTAGTATATTTACACCTTCTGATATATTTGCAAGTTTGCTCATTCCATTTGGAACCAGCCTCAAGGAGATTGGCTTCATTAGAAGTAGGAAAACATATTATATTGTTGAGGTGTTCATTTCTAGTGCCTAATTTTTGGAAATTTGCGTGAGACATATGCTTTCCTTTTTAGAAAACTCCTTACAAATGTAGAGACAatgtatttcttttctttttctttcctttttctatttcaaatgttAGCATGCTCAACATACTGTTATCATTATTTCACTTAGAATTTTGTGGAGTGCTCAAACGAAACTGTCGACCTAAAATATCTTGTTTTGTGGTGTTTCAGGATTTGCAGAATTGGAGAAGCAATTTAGACACCCAAGTAACGAAATACAAAATTGTGAGTTTCTTTGcacttcgtgatgatgccattttctttatttgattCTAACCCTTGTATTATATGCATTATGATTGCATCTGTAATTGCTCTTTAGAATATTAGTTGTCTTTTAACAATTACAGTGAGAACTTGCCTTTTTGTTTCGTTTATGACTGGGTTGTGTAAATGTCTCTTTTGCTGATTATTAAATAAAAACTGAAAACTTTACTAGAGATCTTTTAGGATAGTAAAGGCCTGTTGTGTATGCATCCTTCTGCTGTGTGTGACCCCTTTAGTAGGGATGACTGAAGGAACTAATACCTACGCTGATCAATTTCCTACCTTGATGATTTCATTCAGTTCAGTGTTTGTAAAGCTAAAAGTATTACCTACCTTGAGCAAAGTCATGCTGATCTTAAGCTAGCAGCTGAACACCAGTTTTGTAGCACAATTCTTGCCTGTTGTATGGCTGTTTATTTACCATTTATCTGTCTTGCAGGAACTCTCTGATATCAAAAGTGCACTCAATAATGAAATAGAACAGCTTCGTTCAGTAAGGATCACTCCTGCACTCTGTAAAAAGCTTCTGGTGTTCATATCCAGATTTAATTCTTTTTACAAatctttcttctcctttcccATTCCAGGACTTCCAGGAGTTGAGGACCACCCTTAAGAAGCAGCAAGAAGATGTGTCACTTAGCTTAAAGAATTTGGGGGTAATTCCCTTCTGCATTCATGTTTTTGTAATTTCTGTTGTATGGGAACTTCCTCTGTGCTATATATTGAAATCTGTTCATTTCAGCTTCAAGATGCTACTGAAAATGATGGGAACAAAGAAAGTGGAGAGGAGAATACGAAAGAGGGCCTGTCAGCTAACTTAGAGAACTTGAAAGTAAGTAGCTTCATAGCTAAATTTACCTGCTCACAGAATGGCTGGCTTAGGTAGTTGCTAACatacaatatattttttaatggcaTAATTTGCATTTacttaaatgtatttttttttttgtaaaagttGCCTTAACCtgttattatttttcttcttctttcagtTGGACATTGCTTCTGAAAATCTTGACGAAAGCAGAGATGCCAAGGAGGTCAAGACagtaagtaattatcaattacAAGGATGACTAGAACAATCTAGCAATGAGTGCTCCTcttgtttcaaaattttgaatttcaaaCGATGTGTGGTGCATACTTCCCAGTTCCATGAAAAATTAAGAATGTTGACAACATTCTGAAATACAGCATGGTATTTTAT
Proteins encoded:
- the LOC133906665 gene encoding uncharacterized protein LOC133906665 isoform X1, translated to MSDSDASPPLPPAAAAENSPSPARKEELLPVGEKISVRIHRSCPRELNESQSELLGRLRGLKEDLQNWRSNLDTQVTKYKIELSDIKSALNNEIEQLRSDFQELRTTLKKQQEDVSLSLKNLGLQDATENDGNKESGEENTKEGLSANLENLKLDIASENLDESRDAKEVKTETTAEVGTDDKATKEDSASDE
- the LOC133906665 gene encoding uncharacterized protein LOC133906665 isoform X2 produces the protein MSDSDASPPLPPAAAAENSPSPARKEELLPVGEKISELNESQSELLGRLRGLKEDLQNWRSNLDTQVTKYKIELSDIKSALNNEIEQLRSDFQELRTTLKKQQEDVSLSLKNLGLQDATENDGNKESGEENTKEGLSANLENLKLDIASENLDESRDAKEVKTETTAEVGTDDKATKEDSASDE